The genomic segment CAACTTGATGAAAAAGATCCACGGGGAGATTTTGCTGCAGAACAATTGGTGTTTTTCTGCCTGCTCTCTGGGGGGACCTGCTGCCCAAGAGTGGTTTGTAGCTCAGGATTGTCCATACAGGAAACGCCTGCGGGTTGCTAAGGAAGAGAGTAACAGTCTGCAGACTTGTTGCTTTTACCAAGAATGTGGCAGCCACTATTTGAACATTCCTTTCTCTGTTAGCACAACCGGAGGTAACCCAACAGCATCTAGCTCCAGCCCTAGCTCAATGCCTGGTTGCTCCCATCATGGGGATTACAACGCGGCTGATGCAACGTTCCACCGGAGCACTGGACAGTTTCCTTCATGTGGGGGGTTGCTGACTAATGCCAGACCACCAGGAAACCAACCAAAGGCACACTTACACAATGAGAACTcaactgatgataagaaaggtggtCTTGGCGCTGCTTATGATGTAACCAATGGGGGAAGTGCCCTTGAACGTAGAGGTCGGTTCTATGATTTTCTGGCGGCGGGTTGTAATGACAAGAGTAGCACAAGTGAGCCTTGGAGAAAATCTCTAAGGAAAAAAGAGGTTTCTCCTGGCAATAAACATTTGCGGCAAAAAAAGTAACGTGGGAAGGACGGCTTTTATAACATGTTTTCCTTTGGTGTCTGTAATTGAAGTAAGTAAGTAATGTTATGCAGTTATCAAGGCTTTTGCAGTTTTATATGGTGAACCTACGTATTCTAAATCGCTGAAGGTACTGAGAatagttctgtttttttttttaatatatgtaaagaaatgttgggttggggggggttgtacAAATTCCTAGTAATACACTAATATTCTTGCCCCCACCAAGCAGGTGGTTAGTGTATTTTTTAAGGTGCATTTTTATGGAGGGGACTGCAAGTATCGCAAAAGAGCACAATTGGACCAGACTCATTTTCTGTCTTAGCACTTGTATTTTGTTCTTCGGTTTGGtcaaaaaattacattataatgcaaagcacattaaaaaaaagtagtttttttataTCTTTGCTGATATGAATGTCAAAGAGCTCACAGAGCTAGGGTCCCTATGTAAGCCTTTGCACGCTCATTGTCCTCTATGTAGGGATGCAGTAGACTGGTCCATCTGACACACTCGCCCACAACCATTCCTCCCTTTTTATGAATGGTGTGAACCCAGTTTGTACCATTTGCATTAATATAATCTGCTTCATCCAGAGTAGAAGTGGCCAAGTAGAAGCCTGTCAAGGTACCAACGGATCTCCCAGTGGGCTCCAGTCAAGGATCTTCTTATTTCTACTATAGGACAATGTAACATTAGCAGCAGCTACATTTTGCCCTTTGGTGTCAGGTTCTCCGGAAgccctaggaggcccagtccaacactccATCTGTAAACAGCAACAAATGGAACAAGAATAGAAACAGGCACAACAGCATTCTTGGGGAGGGTGAAAGTGCAAGagtagaaatggcacactatggGTCCTGAGTGAGGCAAAACAGATTATTTCCCCCAAGGGATCGGGTAGTGGTGCAAACGATGGCAATGACAAGTATGAAACAACCACTTCATTGGCATTTTGGTTTATAAGAGAACTATCATTCTAAAACTGTCTGATATGGGTCAAATACAACTGCACTACATTTTTGATTTGCAAGGGACATATTGAACATTAGAGGGTTCTGATGGGAATGGAAACTCTCCCCACACTGGCAGATAATGGGCCAGAGTCAGTTtggtgagaaaaagttatcttatAGGTAATCACGTAAATTCTCACGGACAAGATTCAATTAGTGGAGAAAaagcttttctcctaattcaatttcagtttttttttaatagagtttTTACGTTATAAGAGATACTGTTGGTTTCAACTGGAATTGAATTTCGTCCGAGAGTTTCCACCTGATAAACCACAAGATGGCTCattggccagattcaattcagtgagaaaaaggtttattacattacatggatgagattcaatttgagttgcaattcaattcagaaaaaactTATCTCAATCTTTATCACaaggaaaaaaactggaattgaattaggagaaaagattttcgcgtgataaaccatgagataactttgtctcattgaattgaatctggccctttatgtGGTTAGATCTGTCGCTGTATTGCCAGCACACTGGCAGATTTATCCTTTATGCCTTTCTTGAGGGTGCCGCAAGAGTATAATATTTGGGGCTAAGTTTGGACTGATCCATCCAAGTTGGAAAGCAGGGTCAGTGGGctccggctctagtgggccccaacggcccagacccgacccttgctggcgctcccccttcccgaccactcctcccctgacacgttaaatgtacgcgctcgggggaggacgtccagtggggggccctgcgaggggggttaggggggcgcctgttgggggggggtaggggacgcggccggtgggGCCACCTTCACCCCCTAGTCTGACCTGACCCCGTTGGAAAGCCAAGTACTAATCATATGCTGTAAGTAATGGGATTGTTAGGTGGGACCAGGAGGACTAGGGCATTTCCTCTCAAATAGCCAAACACTAAGAGCTGGCAACTGGTCTTTTGGGTGTTGCGTAAATGGCCAGATCATTGGTTGGGTGGGCAAGTGGCTTGCATGACCCCTTACAAGCATCAGTGCAATCATTGGCTTAACCAACATGTCCAACTAGGGCCATGTGTGAGTATCCTGGTGCAGTCAACCCATAGCTTTCAAATAGCAGACTTGTAAATGGtacctgctgcttggttgccATCGATAACTAGGCCTGAAGCTATTGTGTTCCAGTTAGTGATTACTTtagagttaaaggggtagtttacctttaaataacaTGGTGTATATAACAGACTACTAAGGCAATTTCCAACTGGCCCTTTTTGAGGTTTTTGAGTTATCTCCAACTTTTGTCCTCAAGcttgaaatttaaaaatgttttctagtTGTTAGGGGTCAATTTCCCTAGGAACCAGGGGACACTTTTGAAATCCAAATGATAGAGGAGCTGACAGAAGATAAACAGTCAGAAATAAGAATCACAATAAAAGTGAAGCTGCCCAGTCGACCCAGCTTTTGGAGGCGGATATTTTTGACATTTGCATTCTGAAAAGAGAAAGCAATAATGATCAAATAAAAAGTAAGTGGAAAACATGTcaataacacactaaaagttgatataaaggtgaacttcccctttaatttatatgTGTATGGTATTAGATATAATGTCCATTGATTCACCTATGAAAAAATAAGTGAATCTTTCATTCTTGCATACACAACTGGAAAATTGTGACATTGTAGGGCTAGCTGCTATCAGCAAGCCCCATCCCCACCCCTTTTGTATAAGCCCCTCCCTTTTGGAAAGCCCCGCCCTGTAAGCATCTGCAGATGCCGTGCCTAAACAGGGAAAAACTAGGAGGTGCATGTAGACAGTAGGACCTTACCCAGCGCTAATGCACTTTACTGAACAGATCTAAATGATGAGCAATGGGCACAAGAACATGATTTTAATGGGCAGTTTCACTCCCTCCATTGGATACAAGCTTTTATATGAGTTGGAAATAGTGACGGCCATTTATATTCCCATTTCTATTATTCACATTCTCATTAAATTGTGCCCTGATTGGGGGAAGAATTACGCATTTAGGGATGTAACGAGCCAgcatcccccccagcatcccaccaacCAACTCTGGATGCTGAGAGTTACAGTCGACCAAACAGACATCCCGCTATACTGACAATACCAGTGGCTTGGGCCCCTTTCCATTGTAAAACTGGCCAGGAAATGGGTGAGCTTCCCCTTGAAATTCAGTTTCAGTTGGATGCAGACAATGGTATTATGAGACAATAtgcagttgattttttatttggtTAAATTAATCTCTGCAGTTTGGGATTTAGGGCAACGGTCATTCaactcacccacattgttcagTCCTGAACCCTGATTTTCACTAGCAGCCCAATCACCCACTGTCAGTGATTTGCACCAATATCTGACAGTAACCCCACcattgaaatgcattgaagtattACTCAAATTCTCAGAAGCAGTTGgaccttgaaactgggtgaaaaggGTGTGGCCTGGTATAATTTGGGGCATGGCCTGATAAAATTATGGGCGTGGCTGAGCAGATGTAGTCAAGACACAGAGATCCTGGGTGGCATCTCTAGGGCACTGGGGCACATAGGTTTTTGTTGCTTCTGCTCCTTCATTCAGTTAAGTGATTATTCCTGTTCTGTGCACATCAAGGGAATTACCATTAAGGTGCAGGGAGGGGCAATTTGAGTGCGTTGCCACCTACAGGCCAAGCTGGAAATTGCCTAGGAGAGAAACCAGagaataaacaataaacaaaagtCAGATTCAGATTTTCTCCAAATATCATTGTCTGCGGCACATTaatggttaatttaaaggtgacctgccCGATTTATTTATGAAGCCTTCTGCCTACAAACAGCACGAGGGCCCCGATGCCTTTCAGCACTTAACTGCGCTCTCGCGAGGGTTTTGCATTATGTCTTTAAATTGTGTGAAGCacttaggaattttttttttctgtaaattggaaTAATAACCATTTTCTTTGTGAATTGTGTTTGAAATGCATTAAAATTTCAACATTTACCACCAGCGCCCAGATTCTCAATTCAGTCGGAAACTTCTCTCAGATACGTGATATAAAGGGATACCGGCACTGGCTGTTCCTGGGATACAAGTGCAgcgtaggggatgctgggagttgtagtatccCGCCAGCTGGAGTGCCAAACCTGTCCTGTGAACTCTTGATTATGGAATGGCTGTGTGCTGCGTGATTgga from the Xenopus tropicalis strain Nigerian chromosome 5, UCB_Xtro_10.0, whole genome shotgun sequence genome contains:
- the sertad4 gene encoding SERTA domain-containing protein 4; the protein is MTVLLSMNRFCSPIAPEGATDIPKYQSDWDPQNHSRIGSLPDQINAQHQDYRLCHSLAESHYRGISHPITTSKITYFKRKYVEEEDYHPPLSCCSHKNVSIFEERAHVLYMSLEKLKFIDDPEVFLRRSVLINNLMKKIHGEILLQNNWCFSACSLGGPAAQEWFVAQDCPYRKRLRVAKEESNSLQTCCFYQECGSHYLNIPFSVSTTGGNPTASSSSPSSMPGCSHHGDYNAADATFHRSTGQFPSCGGLLTNARPPGNQPKAHLHNENSTDDKKGGLGAAYDVTNGGSALERRGRFYDFLAAGCNDKSSTSEPWRKSLRKKEVSPGNKHLRQKK